In Agromyces sp. Leaf222, the genomic window CTGCCGCCGATGGTCGGGATGAACACGACCTGCATGAGCGCGAAGATGCCGAGCGTGAGCCAGGAGTGCAGCAGCGAGCTGTATGGCGCGAAGAGCAGCGCGATCACCAGTGCGGCGGCCCAGTCGATGAGGATCGCGGCGATGCGCCGACCGACCCGCGCGACCGAGTTCGGGCCCTCGTCGGGCAGCCCGAGCCGCTCCCCCGGCCACCGGCTGGGCTCGAGCTGGCCGAAGGTGGTGGGGGTCGCGTCAGGCATCCATCGATTCTACCGAGCGGCGGCGACGTAACACGTCTGAAACAATTGCGTCATGGTCGGGTAACCACCACTCGGTACGGTCGACTACGGCTGTGCAC contains:
- a CDS encoding RDD family protein gives rise to the protein MPDATPTTFGQLEPSRWPGERLGLPDEGPNSVARVGRRIAAILIDWAAALVIALLFAPYSSLLHSWLTLGIFALMQVVFIPTIGGSVGHRLMGLRILPIAGGWVGLWRPVVRTLLLAIVVPALVWDSDQRGFHDKVAGTVLVRS